One Spinacia oleracea cultivar Varoflay chromosome 4, BTI_SOV_V1, whole genome shotgun sequence DNA segment encodes these proteins:
- the LOC110792641 gene encoding uncharacterized protein isoform X1 codes for MIKVTQWSKVRLRSSSCANDSYYWSWLFIMEISRRGIIYYGNPVIEVRLRSSSCANDSYYWSWLFIMEISRRGIIYYGNPVIEVPGLITPNSAANDQLSMVYYRYLRSRKVGTLHVAKASAGCEVVNSTHLPLKRSLVLCLHGS; via the exons ATGATTAAGGTTACGCAATGGAGCAAG GTTCGATTAAGGAGCTCAAGTTGCGCAAACGATAGTTATTACTGGAGTTGGTTATTTATTATGGAGATATCGAGACGAGGAATTATTTACTATGGAAATCCTGTTATTGAG GTTCGATTAAGGAGCTCAAGTTGCGCAAACGATAGTTATTACTGGAGTTGGTTATTTATTATGGAGATATCGAGACGAGGAATTATTTACTATGGAAATCCTGTTATTGAG gtcccaggattaattacgcctaattccgctgctaatgatCAGCTAAGTATGGTTTATTACCGATATTTAAGGAGCCGAAAGGTCGGGACGTTACATGTAGCGAAAGCCTCGGCCGGATGTGAAGTGGTTAACTCTACTCATCTTCCCCTGAAAAGAAGTTTGGTACTCTGTTTGCATGGTTCCTGA
- the LOC110792641 gene encoding uncharacterized protein isoform X3 — protein sequence MIKVTQWSKVRLRSSSCANDSYYWSWLFIMEISRRGIIYYGNPVIEVPGLITPNSAANDQLSTVYYRYLRSRKVGTLQYGIRAEPSRKCSALPGFD from the exons ATGATTAAGGTTACGCAATGGAGCAAG GTTCGATTAAGGAGCTCAAGTTGCGCAAACGATAGTTATTACTGGAGTTGGTTATTTATTATGGAGATATCGAGACGAGGAATTATTTACTATGGAAATCCTGTTATTGAG gtcccaggattaattacgcctaattccgctgctaatgatCAGCTAAGTACGGTTTATTACCGATATTTAAGGAGCCGAAAGGTCGGGACGTTACAGTATGGTATCAGAGCGGAGCCCAGCCGGAAGTGCTCTGCACTGCCTGG GTTCGATTAA
- the LOC110792641 gene encoding uncharacterized protein isoform X4 has product MIKVTQWSKVRLRSSSCANDSYYWSWLFIMEISRRGIIYYGNPVIELSTVYYRYLRSRKVGTLQYGIRAEPSRKCSALPGGRN; this is encoded by the exons ATGATTAAGGTTACGCAATGGAGCAAG GTTCGATTAAGGAGCTCAAGTTGCGCAAACGATAGTTATTACTGGAGTTGGTTATTTATTATGGAGATATCGAGACGAGGAATTATTTACTATGGAAATCCTGTTATTGAG CTAAGTACGGTTTATTACCGATATTTAAGGAGCCGAAAGGTCGGGACGTTACAGTATGGTATCAGAGCGGAGCCCAGCCGGAAGTGCTCTGCACTGCCTGG TGGAAGGAATTAA
- the LOC110792641 gene encoding uncharacterized protein isoform X2, with amino-acid sequence MVSERSPAGSALHCLVEGIKFWLTITGRDVRMIKVTQWSKVRLRSSSCANDSYYWSWLFIMEISRRGIIYYGNPVIEVPGLITPNSAANDQLSMVYYRYLRSRKVGTLHVAKASAGCEVVNSTHLPLKRSLVLCLHGS; translated from the exons ATGGTATCAGAGCGGAGCCCAGCCGGAAGTGCTCTGCACTGCCTGG TGGAAGGAATTAAGTTTTGGTTAACAATTACTGGAAGAGACGTTCGTATGATTAAGGTTACGCAATGGAGCAAG GTTCGATTAAGGAGCTCAAGTTGCGCAAACGATAGTTATTACTGGAGTTGGTTATTTATTATGGAGATATCGAGACGAGGAATTATTTACTATGGAAATCCTGTTATTGAG gtcccaggattaattacgcctaattccgctgctaatgatCAGCTAAGTATGGTTTATTACCGATATTTAAGGAGCCGAAAGGTCGGGACGTTACATGTAGCGAAAGCCTCGGCCGGATGTGAAGTGGTTAACTCTACTCATCTTCCCCTGAAAAGAAGTTTGGTACTCTGTTTGCATGGTTCCTGA
- the LOC110792640 gene encoding protein CHROMATIN REMODELING 20 encodes MEDKPNETEDDNEKIDEDDWIYEDDGIYEESSSDDFSEDEEDRVVALEESGSHLEAPRTEEEIQELIDELLEAESKAAEAQEALEDESLKKVEQEVRVELAENLQGDDLEKSVAEEMTTFREGWEATLDELETESAHLLEQLDGAGIDLPSIYKQIERNAPNGCCTEAWKKRTHWAGTEAASDAVESIKDAEKHLQNLRPVKRRLGKTQEEGASGYLAKKMRVNGSCGSITENTGVEWSSFNKLFSDHASKEDSAFGSERWASVYLASTPQQAAAMGLKFPGVDEVEEIDDIDDPNDPFIADAIANEQELDLSEEQRKNYKKVKEEDDLIYDQKLQLHLNRRRRRKRNRQNSNHAEGVLSDIEEEMCQDPKVAESASCEPSCGSKRLCDDEMLDHESKRSRTGILESDNTAHTSNSDSVVFRTENDTVLEEDQEIGEASTKVYCTACGNVTKEVHEHPLLKVIVCGQCKSVTEAKIRDLRCSERYCRWCGSSNDLLSCTLCELLFCLSCIKRNIRVEYLPEGTWKCCSCSPDLLQQLTLELEKAVGSPESTVSSSDSDTDNSDDEIGDSISSKKSGKKKIRRILDDTELGEETKRKIAMEKERQERLKSLKAQFTAIPMMMDTSTCNETLPEGASSEVLGDASSGFIVNVVREEGEDSVRIPPSISAKLKTHQVAGIRFMWENIIQSIRNVKAGDKGLGCILAHTMGLGKTFQVIAFLYTAMRSVELGLKTALIVTPVNVLHNWRQEFIKWEPKESKPLRVYMLEDKSREQQRAELLTKWRRKGGVFLIGYSSFRNLSLGKNVKDRKSANLICNALQEGPDILVCDEAHIIKNTKAEITQALKLVKCQRRIALTGSPLQNNLMEYYCMVDFVREGFLGSMHEFRNRFQNPIEYGQHANSTAEDVRIMNERSHILYEQLKGFVQRVDMSVVKKDLPPKTVFVVAVKSSSLQRELYKRFLDVHGLTGQKATSEGIRRNFFAAYQTLAQICNHPWILQMMKDRGCTKREESPDDGSSDENMDSNLVIGEKPKTKVDKGFLREDWWNNLLDRNTHQEIEYSGKMVLLLDILTACTEVGDKALVFSQSIAALDLIESYLSKLPRGRKGKLWKRGKDWYRIDGKTEGSERQRLVDAFNNPQNERVKCTLISTRAGALGINLFAANRVIIVDGSWNPTHDLQAIYRAWRYGQKKPVYAYRLVAHGTLEEKIYKRQVKKEGLAARVVDRQQVLRSMSREEISDLFDFDDDENIDKLPGLVENSGRMADTSCRKSEDSLKLNSSDCPTSCSSDKLMGKLLDRHRLRWIMNFHEHETLLQENEEEKLTKEEQDLAWEVFRRSMECKEAQKAPVDIQWQEVSRVPVDMSSFEQKHSSSLNMSCSIQKKRSIPNPLANIPTRYSMQVRKCTNISHLQTLRFQGTKVGCSTVCGECGQDISWENVNRDSK; translated from the exons ATGGAGGACAAACCTAATGAAACGGAAGATGATAATGAGAAAATAGATGAGGATGATTGGATTTATGAGGATGATGGGATTTACGAGGAATCATCTTCAGACGATTTTAGTGAGGACGAGGAGGATAGAGTGGTGGCATTGGAAGAAAGTGGATCACACCTTGAG GCCCCTCGGACAGAAGAAGAGATACAAGAATTGATTGATGAACTGCTTGAAGCAGAGAGTAAG gcaGCAGAGGCACAGGAAGCACTTGAAGACGAGTCTTTGAAGAAGGTTGAGCAGGAAGTGAGAGTAGAGTTGGCTGAAAATCTACAAGGCGATGAT TTGGAGAAGTCTGTGGCAGAGGAAATGACAACATTTAGAGAAGGGTGGGAGGCAACGCTTGACGAGCTCGAGACAGAGAGTGCTCACTTACTG GAGCAACTGGATGGTGCTGGCATAGATCTACCAAGCATCTATAAGCAGATTGAGAGAAATGCTCCAAATGGTTGCTGTACTGAAGCTTGGAAAAAAAGGACACATTGGGCAGGAACTGAGGCTGCCAGTGATGCTGTAGAATCCATAAAGGATGCTGAAAAGCATCTTCAGAACCTTAGACCCGTAAAGAG ACGACTTGGTAAAACTCAGGAGGAGGGTGCTAGTGGATATCTCGCGAAAAAAATGCGTGTTAATGGTAGTTGTGGGAGTATAACTGAAAACACTGGAGTGGAATGGAGCTCCTTTaacaaattattttccgatCATGCATCCAAGGAGGACAGTGCATTTGGTAGCGAGCGGTGGGCTTCAGTATACTTGGCGAGTACTCCTCAGCAAGCTGCAGCTATGGGGCTTAAATTTCCCGGGGTGGATGAG GTTGAGGAGATTGATGACATTGATGATCCAAACGATCCATTTATTGCTGATGCTATAGCAAATGAACAGGAATTGGATCTTTCGGAggagcaaagaaaaaattacaaaaag GTCAAAGAGGAAGATGATTTGATTTATGATCAAAAGCTTCAACTTCACCTGAATCGTCGGAGACGTAGAAAAAGGAATAGACAG AACTCCAACCATGCTGAAGGTGTATTGAGTGATATTGAGGAGGAAATGTGCCAAGATCCAAAAGTTGCAGAGTCTGCTAGTTGTGAACCTTCTTGTGGTTCCAAACGTTTGTGTGATGATGAGATGCTGGATCATGAATCTAAGAGAAGCCGGACTGGTATTCTGGAGAGTGATAACACGGCTCACACTTCGAACAGTGATTCTGTTGTTTTCCGCACGGAAAATGACACTGTACTAGAAGAAGATCAAGAAATTGGTGAGGCCTCTACGAAGGTCTACTGCACTGCCTGCGGTAATGTGACAAAGGAAGTACATGAGCATCCTCTCCTGAAAGTAATTGTTTGTGGGCAGTGCAAATCTGTTACTGAGGCAAAAATAAGG GATCTCCGGTGCTCGGAGCGCTATTGTCGGTGGTGTGGAAGCAGTAATGATTTATTAAGTTGTACATTGTGTGAACTTTTGTTTTGTTTATCATGTATTAAGAGGAATATCAGAGTAGAATACTTGCCAGAGGGTACGTGGAAATGTTGTTCCTGTTCTCCAGATCTCCTGCAGCAGTTAACTTTGGAACTTGAGAAAGCTGTTGGCTCTCCAGAGTCAACAGTTTCTAGTTCTGATAGCGATACAGATAATTCAGATGATGAGATAGGTGACTCTATCAG CTCAAAAAAGTCCGGAAAAAAGAAAATTCGAAGGATTCTGGATGATACTGAGCTAGGAGAAGAAACAAAGAGGAAAATTGCGATGGAAAAG GAACGTCAGGAACGGCTCAAGTCTCTCAAAGCGCAGTTCACAGCCATACCAATGATGATGGACACTTCCACCTGTAATGAAACTTTACCTGAAGGTgctagctctgaagttcttggtGATGCATCATCTGGTTTTATTGTGAATGTTGTGAGGGAGGAAGGTGAGGATTCTGTCAGGATTCCTCCAAGTATCTCTGCCAAGTTAAAAACACACCAG GTTGCAGGAATTCGTTTTATGTGGGAAAACATCATCCAGTCGATAAGAAATGTTAAGGCTGGGGATAAAGGCCTGGGTTGCATCTTAGCCCATACCATGGGTCTTGGTAAAACTTTCCAG GTCATAGCCTTCTTGTACACTGCAATGAGAAGTGTTGAGTTAGGTCTAAAAACAGCACTGATTGTTACACCAGTGAATGTGCTGCACAATTGGCGGCAGGAGTTCATAAAGTGGGAGCCCAAAGAATCCAAGCCTCTTCGTGTTTACATGCTGGAAGATAAATCAAG GGAACAACAGAGAGCTGAGTTACTAACGAAATGGAGAAGAAAGGGTGGGGTATTCTTGATTGGTTATTCATCGTTTAGAAATCTATCCCTTGGAAAGAACGTGAAAGATCGTAAATCAGCCAATTTAATCTGCAACGCCCTTCAG GAGGGGCCTGATATACTTGTTTGTGATGAGGCTCATATTATCAAGAACACCAAGGCAGAAATCACTCAAGCTTTAAAACTAGTTAAATGCCAGAGAAGGATTGCTTTGACAGGGTCCCCTCTTCAGAATAACCTTATGGAATATTACTGT ATGGTTGATTTTGTGAGAGAAGGATTTCTTGGAAGCATGCATGAATTTCGCAATCG TTTCCAGAATCCTATAGAGTACGGACAGCATGCAAATTCCACTGCTGAAGATGTGAGAATCATGAATGAGAGATCACACATTCTATATGAGCAACTGAAAGGGTTTGTGCAAAGAGTGGACATGAGTGTGGTGAAAAAAGACTTGCCCCCTAAGACTGTGTTTGTCGTAGCTGTGAAGTCTTCTTCATTACAGAGGGAATTATACAAAAGGTTTCTTGATGTTCATGGATTGACTGGTCAGAAAGCTACTTCAGAAGGAATCAGAAGGAATTTTTTTGCTGCATACCAAACCTTAGCCCAG ATATGTAATCATCCCTGGATTCTGCAAATGATGAAAGACAGAGGATGCACGAAACGAGAAGAAAGTCCAGATGATGGCTCAAGTGATGAAAACATGGATTCCAATTTGGTGATAGGAG AAAAACCGAAGACGAAGGTTGATAAAGGTTTCCTTCGCGAG GACTGGTGGAATAATCTTCTTGATCGGAATACTCACCAAGAGATCGAGTATAGTGGGAAAATGGTTTTGTTGCTGGATATTCTGACCGCATGCACTGAAGTAGGCGATAAAGCATTGGTTTTTAGCCAGAGCATAGCAGCTCTTGATCTGATTGAATCCTATCTATCAAAATTGCCTCGGGGTAGGAAGGGAAAACTCTGGAAACGAGGAAAGGACTGGTATAG AATTGATGGAAAGACAGAAGGTTCTGAAAGACAGAGGCTTGTTGATGCATTTAACAATCCCCAGAATGAAagagtgaaatgcactcttaTATCAACAAGAGCTGGAGCTTTGGGGATTAATCTTTTTGCTGCTAACCGTGTAATCATTGTCGATGGTTCCTGGAATCCTACACATGATCTTCAGGCTATATACAGGGCTTGGAG GTACGGCCAAAAAAAGCCGGTATATGCTTATCGGTTGGTGGCACATGGAACATTGGAAGAAAAGATCTACAAACGTCAG GTGAAAAAGGAGGGCCTGGCCGCAAGAGTGGTCGATAGACAACAAGTCCTGAGGAGTATGTCAAGAGAAGAGATTTCAGATCTCTTTGACTTCGATGATGATGAGAACATTGATAAGTTGCCTGGTTTGGTAGAGAATAGTGGGCGTATGGCTGACACTTCCTGCAGAAAGTCCGAGGATTCGTTGAAACTGAATTCTTCTGATTGTCCTACAAGCTGCTCTTCTGACAAGTTGATGGGAAAGTTACTTGATCGACATCGCCTAAG ATGGATAATGAACTTCCACGAGCATGAGACACTGTTGCAGGAGAACGAAGAGGAGAAGCTTACAAAAGAAGAACAAGATTTAGCGTGGGAAGTATTCAGAAGAAGTATGGAGTGCAAAGAAGCGCAAAAAGCTCCAGTTGACATTCAGTGGCAGGAAGTGAGTAGAGTTCCGGTAGACATGTCATCATTCGAGCAAAAACATAGTAGTAGCTTAAACATGTCATGCAGTATACAAAAGAAACGCAGTATTCCCAATCCGTTGGCCAATATTCCAACAAGGTACAGTATGCAGGTACGGAAATGCACCAACATATCTCATTTACAGACTTTAAGGTTTCAAGGAACGAAAGTGGGTTGCAGTACTGTTTGTGGGGAGTGTGGACAAGATATAAGTTGGGAGAATGTTAATAGAGATAGCAAGTGA